In Mycobacterium branderi, the DNA window CTCGATGGCCTCCACGGTCACCGGGTCGGCCGCCTCGGCCGCCACCTCCAGCGCGGTCAGCGCGCGGCGGGCGTCGCCGGCGGCCAGCTGCACCAGCAGGTCGACGGCGTCGGGGTCGACCTGCACCCGCCCGTTCAGTCCTCGCGGATCCTCGATGGCGCGCTGCACGACGGCGCGGATGTCGTCGGCGCTCAGCGGATGCAGCTGCAGGATCAGCGACCGCGACAGCAGCGGCGCCACCACCGAGAATGACGGGTTCTCCGTCGTCGCGGCCACCAGCAGCACCACCCGGTTCTCCACCGCGGACAGCAGTGCGTCCTGCTGGGTCTTGGAGAATCGGTGCACCTCGTCGATGAACAGCACGGTCTGCTCGCCGTAAGCGGCGCCGTGACGGGCCTTTTCTATGACGGCCCGGACCTCCTTGACGCCGGCCGACAGCGCCGACAACGCCTCGAACCGCCGCCCGGTGGCCTGTGAGATCAGCGCGGCCAGCGTCGTCTTGCCGCTGCCCGGCGGCCCGTAGAGGATGACCGACGCCACGCCGGAGCCCTCGACCAGGCGGCGCAGCGGCGAGCCGGGTTGCAGCAGGTGGTCCTGCCCGACCACCTCGTCGAGCGTGGCCGGGCGCATCCGTACCGCCAGCGGCGCAGGGGCCGACTCGCCGTGGCCCATCGCGGTGGGCGTGGCGGGGACGTCGAACAGACCGTCGGACACGGTTTCAGGCATACCACGGCGGTACCGATGAGAACTGCGCGCCGATCTGGTCTGCACATCGACACCCGTCATGAGGAGAGGAAGAACCGTGTCCAAATCAGCCAGCCGCGTGGCCGGCATCGTGATCACCGCATTGCTCGCGATATTTCTGGCGTTCGACTGCATCACCAAGATCGTCGGTGTCGAAGCCAGCCGCGAGGGAACCGCCGAGCTCGGGTTTCCGGTCGAACAGACCGCGGTGATCGGGTGGGTCCTGCTGGCCTGCCTGGTGGTGTTTCTCATTCCGCGTACGGCAGTGCTCGGCGCGATCGGCATCACCGCCTACCTCGGTGGCGCGGTGACGGCCAACATGCGCGCCGAAAAGCCCGTCGCCACCTTCGTGCTGTCGGCGGTCTACGTCGGCGTGCTGCTCTGGCTCGGACTGGTCCTGCGCCGGCCTGAGCTGTTGCGCATCCTCGGCCTGCGGGGACGAGCAGACTGACGGCGCGTTTCCGGCGGCGCTGCCGAATACTTGCTAAGTTCTGCGGACGCATACTCGACGCGAACGAGGTAGGGACATGAGCCAACCACCGGAGCAGTCCGGCAGCCCCACCGACCCGCAGCCGGGGGGCCCGGGCTTTCCGCCACCCGGCTACCAGCCACCGCCACCCGGTTACGGCCCGCCACCCGGGCCCCCGCCCGGTTACGGCGCACCTCCACCGCCGCCGGGTTACGGCCCGCCACCCGGCGCGCCACCCGGGCCGCCTCCCGGCTACGGCGCACCGCCGCCACCGCCGCCGGGTTACGGTCTACCGCCGGGATACGGCGGGCCGCCACCACCTCCCGGCTATCAGCCGGGCTATCCAACCCCCGGCTACTACCCCTCTAGCGAGTTCAGCGTCGGTGACGCGTTCACCTGGGCGTGGAACAAGTTCGGCAAAAACGCGGTCCCGCTGATCGTTTCGTTCGTGGTTTACGGTGTGATCGCTGTGCTTTTGCACGTCGTAGTGTTTGTCCTTCTGGGCAACACCTCTAGCAGCAGCGGATCGTTCGTCGCGAGCCTCGGAACAAGCGGCACAATCGTGTCGGAGATCGTGTCGTTCGTCTACGGCACCTTCGTTCAGGCGGCGGCGTTGTCCGGAACGCTGGATATTGCCGACGGCCGGCCGGTGAGCATTGGCTCGTTCTTCAAACCGCGCCACCTCGGCGGCGTGATCCTGGCGGCGCTGCTGGTCGGCGTGCTCACCGCAGTCGGGTACCTGCTGTTCATCATCCCGGGCCTCATCTTCAGCTTTTTCGCCATGTTCACGATCGCCTTCGCGACCGACCGCGGACTGCCGGCGTTCGAAGCGCTGAAGGCCAGCTTCACGACCGTCATGTCGAATATCGGTGGAGCGCTGCTGTCGTGGGTGGTGCAGTTCCTGGTGCTGCTGGCCGGCGCGCTGCTCTGCGGCATCGGGCTCATCGTCGCGGCCCCGGTTGCGCTGCTGATCCAGACCTACACCTACCGCCGTCTCTCCGGCGGGCAGGTGGTACCGACGAGCTAACCCGTCACGAAGTCGATCAGCTCCTCGACCCGGCCGATCAGGGCCGGGTCGAGGTCGTTCCAGTCCCGCACGCGGGCGCGGATGCGCCGCCACGCCGCCGCGGTGTCGGGCTGCCAACCCAGCGCTTCGCACACGCCGTGCTTCCAGTCCACCCCGCGCGGGATCACCGGCCAGGATTGCAGCCCAAGGCGATTCGGCTTGACCGCCTGCCAGATGTCGACGAACGGATGACCGACCACCAGCGTGTGCGCGCCGCCCGGCCCGCGGCGCACTGCCTCGGCCAGCCGCGCCTCCTTCGAGCCGGGCACCAAATGGTCGACCAGCACGCCGAGCCGCCGGCCCGGGCCCGGCCGGAACCGCTCGACCACGTCGACCAGGTCATCGACGCCGCCCAGGTGCTCGACCACCACCCCCTCGACGCGCAGATCGTCGCCCCACACCTGTTCGACGAGTTCGGCGTCGTGGCGGCCCTCGACATAGATCCGGCTGGCCAGCGCCACCCGGGCCCGCTCCCCCGCGACCGCCACCGATCCCGACGCGGTGCGCTTAGGCGTCTCGGGTAGCGGGCGGCGCGGCGCGGTCACAATCACAGGCCGGCCGTCGACGAGGTAGCCGGGTCCGATCGGGAAAGGTCTGGTGCGGCCGTGCCGGTCCTCGAGTTCCATGCGGCCGTACTCGATTCGCACCACCGCGCCGACGTAGCCGCTCTGCGCGTCTTCGAGGACCATCCCGAGTTCCACCGGCAGTTCCGTGGAGCGCATGCGTCGCGATTGGTGGGGGTCGTTGGCCAAAACGTCGGTTCCGTAGCGGTCGCTCACCCGAGCGATCCTAAGAACGGTCGTGGCCGAATCCTCGTCGCCACACCGTGTACCAGACACGTGTACATTTGCCGCATTTTCGTCCGGACCCTTGACAATTTGCCGAATTGTGTCCAAGGATTTCAAGGGTTGGCGGATCGCGGTCGCTACCAGGGGGTTGATTGCGATCCGTCAACTTCGGGTTCGCGGCCTCGAACTCGTGGGGAAGTCGTACGGAGGGGGCATCTCGATGAACCGCACCCGGCAGGCGGCTGCCCTTTTCACGGTGGCGACGGTCGGCGCGCTGACCGGATGCTCGGCCAAGGCGACCTCCGACGACGACGGCATCGACCCGGGCCAGCCGGCAGCCGCCGGCACCGAGAGCACGAAAATCGCCACGCCGAGCGGTGAATTCGTCGTGCGCGGCGCCATTCTGCAGAAGTACAACTCGGTCGGCGGGCCGAACGGTCCACTGGCACTGCCGACGGCCAGCGAGCAGTCCGGCCCCGCCGACGGCCACTACAACACGTTCGACGGCGGCGCCATCTACTGGTCGCCGACCACGGGCGCCCACGTCCTGTGGGGCGGGATCGGCAACACCTGGCGAAAACACGGTGGCGCGGGCGGTCAACTGGGCTACCCGACCAGCGACGAGCAACCGATTCCCGGTGGCTGGCAACAGCACTTTCAACACGGCACCATCACGTACACCGACGGCCCGCGCATCGAAATGAACTAACGACGTTGCGCTAAGCCGTTGACTGCCTTGACGTTCCGACGGCCAGATTATCTTGGGGGACAGATGACGCAAAGTTCGTCAATCAATGGGGCGGCGCTGATCAGCGCCGAGGAGCTCAAAGAACAGATCGACGACGGGCGCCTCGACATCGATGCGGTCGACGACGACGGCAGGACGCCGCTACACCGCGCAATCGACCTCGGCGCCGAGGATCTCGCCGTATTCCTGGTGAGCATCGGAGCGGACGTGAACCTGCGCGACCGATGGGGCAACACCCCGCTGTGGCGAGCTGTGTACCACGCGCCGGGGACTGACGCAATCGTCGAGCTGCTCCTCGAGCGCGGTGCGGACCCGGCGGCGAAGAACAACCACGACGTCAGCCCAATCGACTTGGCGCACAAGATGACCGACGACGACGAGACGGCCAAGCTGCTACCGAGGCTTCAAGCTGCACTGAGCACGGATGAATGACCGCGTCTGCCCCGAGCTGCTGCGCCAAACGCTGCTGAGCTACCTCACCCGCGCCAGAAGTTCATTGACCACGGCCCAACTCCGCGAACACACCGAAGAACACTTCCGGCAGCCGATCGTCATCGAGACCGTCTACCGCAGCCTCACCGTGCTCGAACGCCGCGGAGATGTCAAGCGCCGCAACATATCCGGGCGACACGTGCATTGGGTACGTAATTAGCAAGCCCGGCTCGGCCGGAAATAGCCCTGGCTGAGCTACCCTAACCCGCTCCACAGGAGCACAATCGCATTGTGGCCACGTGGGACGACGTTGCCGGCATCGTCGGCGAGCTGCCGCTCGTCGAAGAGCGCTCGCCACACGACTGGCGGATCGGCAAGAAGCTGATCGCCTGGGAACGCCCACTGCGCAAGTCCGATCGAGAAGCGTTGGCGGCGCGGGGAATTGAGCCTCCCGACGGTGACATCCTCGGGGTCAGGGTGGCCGACGAGGGCGTCAAGTTCGCGTTGATCGCCGAGGAGCCCGGGGTGTATTTCACCACGCCGCATTTCGACGGGTATCCGGCAGTATTGGTCAAACTGGGCCAAATCGACGAGCTCGGGCTTCGCGAAGTGATCACCGAGGCTTGGCTGACTCAGGCTCCGAAACGTCTGGTCGAGGAGTTCCTCGGCGAGGCGACCTGAGGACGGCTTCCAGGTCGTCCACGCACGTCGCTACGACGGCGGCAAGGACCACCGTCATGGTTGCGGGCCGCGTACCCGAGTCCCGAGCGCGCTGCTCGTGCAACCGGCCGACGACAGCTACGCCTCAGAGACATCATTGGTAACACAAACAACAGAAGTTAACTATTACCTCACTAAGCTTGCCTAACAACAACAATCACTTTTATAGCGGAAGTATCATCAGCATCAATAACACTTCTATTAACTCATGACTACTAGAAACGCCGGGACACCATCAATCTCGCTAAATAAAAATTGACTCACCTGTTGACAATTTTCACGATCATTTGTTACTGGTGTTAAATGGCACGATTTGGTGAAGCACTCAATGCGGAAACCTGGTGCAAGTCATTGGTGAAGGCGGCCATCGTCGTCGTCGCTATCTCCCTGGTCATCGATCCCACGACCGGCGTGGCATACGCCGACAGCGTCAACTGGGATGCCGTGGCCGAATGCGAGTCAGGCGGCAACTGGTCGGCCGACACCGGCAACGGGTTCTACGGCGGCCTGCAGTTCAAGCCGTCGACCTGGGCCGAAAACGGTGGCGTCGGCTCGCCGGCCGACGCCACCCGGGAGCAGCAGATTGCGGTCGCCGAACGCACGCTGGCCACCCAGGGGCCGGAGGCGTGGCCTAAGTGCGGACCCAACCAAACTCTGTTCCCGACCGAGGTGGTCAACATTCTGCGATCCGGGCATCCGGTGCGCACCACGCTGCACAAGCTGTGGTCGAAAGCGTTACCGCACTAGCCGCTAATTCACCGCCTGCAGCTCGAAAAGCGGGATGCCCTGATACTCCGCGGAAAGGCCAATGGCGTCAGTCGCGCCCGGCCGGATTCGGCACCGTCAGCACCGCCTGGGTCTGGGTCACCTGGGCGACGAGCTTGCCGCGGTCGTCGGTGAGGTTGGTCTGCGCGACGATCGTGCTGCGGCCTACGTGCAGCGGTTCGCTGGTGGCTGTGACAACACCCGAGCGCACGGCGCGGAAGAAGTTCGTCTTCGACTCGATCGTCGCGGTGCCGGCGCCCGGCGGCAGGTTGGCCACGGCACAGATTGCGCCGATGGTGTCCGCGAACGCCATCAGTGCTCCGCCGTGCAGTATCCCGCCCGTCGTGCAGAGTTCCTCGGCCCAATTCATCGTGGCCGTCACCCGCTGCGGCGTGACCTCGCTGACGTCGATGCCGAGGGTGGCCGCCAACGGGACGGCCGAAACGACGTCACTGGGATCCATGACTACCCCGGGGTGGCGGCACGACGTCGATGCCGGCCTCCTTGCGCTGCTGGGCGGTGATCGGCGCCGGCGCATCGGTCAGCGGGTCGACGCCGCCGCCGGACTTCGGGAACGCGATCACCTCGCGGATCGAGTCGACGCCGGCCAGCAGCGCAGTGGTTCGGTCCCAGCCGAACGCGATGCCGCCGTGCGGCGGCGCGCCAAACATGAACGCCTCCAACAGGAAACCGAACTTCTCTTCGGCCTGCGCCTTGTCGAGGCCCATCACCGCGAACACCTTCTCTTGAATGTCGCGCCGGTGGATACGGATTGAGCCGCCGCCGATTTCGTGCCCGTTGCACACGATGTCGTAGGCGTCGGCCAGTACGGCGCCCGGGTCGGTGTCGATGTGCTCGGCACACTCGGGCTTGGGCGCGGTGAACGCATGGTGCACCGCCGTCCACGCACCGCCGCCGACGGTGACTTCACCGGCGGCCGTCGCCTCGTCGGCCGGTTCGAACAACGGCGGGTCGACCACCCAGACGAATGCCCACGCGTCGGGGTCGATCATGCCCTGCCGCCTGGCGATCTCGTTGCGGGCCGCGCCGAGCAGGGCGCGCGACGGCTTCGGCGGCCCAGCCGAGAAGAACACGCAGTCACCGGGTTTGGCACCGACATGCGCGGCCAGTCCCGCGCGCTCAGCCTCGGACAGGTTCTTGGCGACGGGCCCGCCCAGCGTGCCGTCGTCGGCCACCAGCACGTAGGCCAGCCCCTTGTGGCCGCGCTGCTTGGCCCAGTCCTGCCAGCCGTCCAGTGTGCGCCGTGGTTGTGACGCGCCGCCCGGCATCACCACCGCGCCGACATACGGCGCCTGGAAGACCCGAAAAGGCGTGTCCGAGAAGAACTCCGTGCATTCCACCAGTTCCAGGCCGAAACGCATGTCGGGCTTGTCGGACCCGAACCGGCGCATGGCCTCGTCATACGTGATCCGCGGAATCGGCCTCGGCAGTTCGTATCCGATCAGCGCCCACAGCGCGGCGAGGATTTCCTCGGAGACTGCAATGACGTCGTCGGCGTCGACGAAGCTCATCTCCATGTCGAGCTGGGTGAATTCCGGCTGGCGGTCGGCGCGGAAATCCTCGTCGCGATAGCACCGGGCGATCTGGTAGTAACGCTCCATCCCGGCGACCATCAGCAGCTGCTTGAACAGCTGCGGGCTCTGCGGCAGAGCGTAGAACGATCCGGGTTGCAGCCGCGCGGGCACCAGGAAATCGCGGGCGCCCTCCGGGGTGGAGCGGGTCATCGTCGGCGTCTCGATCTCGACGAAGTCGTGTCGCGCCAACACTTCTCGTGCGGCGGCATTCACCTTGGACCGCAACCGAATTGCCGCACCCGGGCCGTCGCGGCGCAGGTCGAGGTAGCGGTACTTGAGCCGGACCTCCTCGCCGGCGGGCTCGTCGAGCTGGAACGGCAGCGGCGCGCACTCGCCGAGGACCGTCAACGATGTGGCGTTGAGTTCGATCTCGCCGGTGGCGATCTCGGGGTTGGCGTTGCCCTCCGGGCGGATCTCGACGACACCCTGGACGGCGATGCAGAACTCGGCGCGCAGCCGGTGCGCCTGCTCCAGGACGTCGGCGGCGCGGAACACCACCTGCGACACCCCTGACGCGTCGCGCAGGTCGATGAAGATCACCCCGCCGTGGTCGCGGCGGCGTGCCACCCAGCCGGCCAGCGTCACCGTTTGGCCCGCGTCGGCGGCGCGCAACGAACCTGCGGCGTGAGTGCGCAGCACGAATACTCCTCTGCATGTTGGTGGGCGACTGCCCAGTGTAGAGCGGGTAATTTCGACGATCGTCATGCATATTGCCGTGGTAGGTCCCGGGGCGGTCGGTGCGACGGTCGCTGCGCTGCTGCACGCCGCCGGTCACCGGGTATTGCTGTGCGGGCGCACGCCGCGCGACCGGATCGAACTGCGGCCCGACGGAGCCGATCCGATCGTGGTGCCCGGTCCGGTGTGCACCGACCCCGGCGAGATCGACGCGCGGGTCGACGTGGTGGTACTGGCCGTCAAGGCCACCCAGAACGACCAGGCAGGCGGCTGGCTCTCCCGGCTGTGCGACGAGCACACGGTCGTGGCCGTGCTGCAGAACGGAATCGAGCAGGTCGAACAGGTGCAGCCGCACTGCCCGACGTCGGCGGTGGTGCCCGGCATCGTCTGGTACAGCGCCGAGACCGAGCCGGACGCAGGGGTGCGGCTGCGCACCGAGGCGCGGCTGGTGCTGCCCACCGGACCGGCGGCGGAGACGGTCGCCGAGCTGCTGCGCGGCGCCGGCTGTGTGGTGGACTGCGACCCCGACTTCACCGCCGCACTGTGGCGCAAGCTGCTGGTCAACGCGCTGGCCGGGCTGATGGCGTTGACGGGACGGCGCTCGGGCATGTTCCGCCGCGACGATGTGGCCGCGCTGTCGCGCGCTTATCTGGCCGAGTGCCTGGCCGTGGCGCGCGCCGAGGGCGCGGGCCTGGGCGAGGATGTGGTCGACGAGATGGTCGAGATGTTCCGCCGCGCCCCCGCCGACATGGGCACCTCGATGCTCGCCGACCGCGAGGCCCGTCGCCCGCTGGAATGGGACGTGCGCAACGGTGTGATCATCCGCAGGGCGCGCCGTCACGGCATCCCCACACCGATCAGCGACATCCTGGTGCCGCTGCTGGCCGCCGCCAGCGACGGGCCGGGCTGACTTCGATCCCCTGCCCGATTTCACCCAAAGGAGTGCCAATGCCGAAAATGTTTCCCTGCGAACGCGTCGACGCCAGCTTCGCCGAGACAGCGCCCTATCGGTTCGCCAACAGCGTCGACCTGGCGATCACGCCCGAGCAGCTCTTCGAAGTCCTCGCCGACGCCGAATCCTGGCCACGCTGGGCATCGGTGATCACCAAGGTGACCTGGACCAGCCCGGAGCCGCGCGGCGTGGGCACCACCCGCATCGTGCACATGCGCGGCGGCATCGTCGGCGACGAGGAGTATCTGGTCTGGGAGCCCTTCACCCGCATGACTTTTCGGTTCAACGAGTGCTCGACGCGCACCCTTGGCGCCTTCGCCGAGGACTACCGCGTCGAACCCACGCACGTCGGCTGCCGGCTGACGTGGACCATGGCCATCAAGCCTCTCGGTATATCGCGGTTGGGTCTGTTCCTGGGTCGCCCGGTCATGAACTGGATGCTGCGGTCGTTCCTGGCCAACTTGCGCAGCTACACCGACGCTCGCTTCGCCGCAACCTTGGGCAGCCCGAACCGCGGTGTGGAAGGCTGATGCAAGCCCCCATTCACAGGCAACGGAGCGCGCGATGACCTTCAACGAGGGAATGCAGATCGACACCAGCACCACGTCGTCGTCGGGCGGCGGCGGTCGCGGGATTGCGATCGGCGGCGGCCTGGGCGGCCTGCTGATCGTGGTGGTGGCCATGTTGCTCGGCGTCGATCCCGGCAACGTGATCAGCCAGCAGACGGTCAACACTCGCGAGGACGTGGCACCCGGGTTCGACCTCAACAAGTGCCGAACCGGCGCCGACGCCAACAAATACGTGCAGTGCCGCGTGGTGGCCACCGGCAACTCCGTCGACGGAGTGTGGAAACAGCTGATGCGCGGATACACCCGCCCGCGGGTGCGGTTGTTCAGCGGGCAGGTCGGCACCGGGTGCGGGTCGGCCACCAGCGAGGTGGGGCCGTTCTACTGCCCGGTCGACCAGACCGCCTACTTCGACACCGACTTCTTCCAGGTGCTCGTCGACCAATTCGGTTCCAGCGGTGGGCCGTTGGCGCAGGAGTACGTGGTGGCACACGAGTTCGGCCACCATGTCCAGAATCTGCAGGGCAACCTCGGCCGCGCCCAGCAGGGCGCCCAGGGCGCCAGCGGCAATGGCGTCCGGACCGAACTGCAGGCCGACTGCTATGCCGGCGTGTGGGCGCACTACGCGTCGATCACCAAGCAGGAGAGCACCGGTGTTCCGTACCTGGAACCGTTGAGCGACAAGGATATTGCCGACGCGTTGTCGGCGGCGGCGTCGGTGGGCGACGACCGCATCCAGCGACGGGCCACCGGGCGCACCAACCCCGAGTCGTGGACACATGGGTCCTCCGAGCAGCGGCAGCACTGGTTCACCGTCGGCTACCAGACCGGCGACCCCAACCAGTGCGACACCTTCCGCGCCGCCCAGCTCGGGTAGCGCCCGCTAGAACAGCGTCGGCTGCAGCGGAGCGGCGGCGGGCGCCGGAGCCGGCTCGCTGAACCTCAGCCGATCACCGCCGAGCCGGTGCTTCGCCAGAAGCGGTGCCGCGCGGGCCTTGAGCTCGTCGCGGTAATGCGGCGGCAAATAGGCGCCGCGGCGATACAACTCGCGATACCGGGCGACCAGATCCGGGTGAGAGCGCGCCAGCCACGACATGAACCAGCCGCGCGTCGAACCGCGCAGATGCAGCCCCATCACCGTCGCCCCGGTGGCCCCGGCGGCGGCGATCTGACCCAGCAGGTCGTCGAGCTGCTCGACGGAATCGGTCAGGTGCGGCAGCACCGGCGCCACCATCACGTGACAATCCAGGCCGGCGTCGCGGATGGCCGTGATCAGTGCGAGCCGGGCTTGCGGGCTTGGGGTTCCGGGTTCGACGTCGCGGTGCAACTCGGGGTCGCCGACGGCCAGCGAGACGGCGACCCGGACGGGCACCCGCGCGGCGGCGTCGGCGATCAGCGGCAGGTCGCGGCGCAGCAGCGTGCCCTTGGTCAGGATCGACAGCGGTGTAGCCGAATCGGCCAGCGCCCCGACGATGCCGGGCATCAACGCATACCGCCCCTCGGCGCGTTGGTAGGGGTCGGTGTTGGTGCCCAGCGCGACGGTGTCGCGGCGCCACGATTTGCGGTGCAGCTCACGGCGCAGCACGTCGACGACGTTGGTCTTGACGACGATCTGGGTGTCGAAGTCGTTGCCGCAGTTGAGTTCCAGGTACTCGTGGCTGGGGCGAGCGAAGCAATACCGGCACGCGTGCGAGCAGCCCCGGTACGCGTTGACCGTGTAGTGAAACGGCAATGCCGAAGCGTCCGGGACCTTGTTCAGCGCCGACTTGCAGAGCACCTCATGGAACGTGATCCCGTCGAAGTGGGGTGTGCGCACGCTGCGGACAAACCCGATGCGCTCCAAGCCGGGCAGCGCACCGTCGTCGACGGCGATCCCCTGCTGGTCCCACCGCATACCCTATTCGAACTGATGTTCGGAAATTAGTCAAGCGTCGACGAGTAACTCCCGCAACCTGGCCCGGCCCTCGTCGTCGAGCGGCAGCAACGGCCGCCGAGGATCTCCCACCCCGACGCCCAGCAGTTCCAGGCCCGCCTTGACGGTGGTGGGCAGCCCGCCCGCAACGATGAACTCCAGCAGCGGCTTGAGCTCGTCGTAGACCTTCTGCGCCTTGTCCAGGTCGCCCGCGCGCACCGCGTCGTACAGGTCGATGCAGGGCTGCGGACGCAAACACGGTGCGGCCGTGCACCATCCGGCCGCGCCGGCCTTTAATGCCTCGAGCACCAACGGGTTGCTGCCGTTGTAGAACGGCAGCGCTCCCCCGCTGAGCTTGTCGATCCGTTGCATG includes these proteins:
- a CDS encoding DoxX family protein encodes the protein MRRGRTVSKSASRVAGIVITALLAIFLAFDCITKIVGVEASREGTAELGFPVEQTAVIGWVLLACLVVFLIPRTAVLGAIGITAYLGGAVTANMRAEKPVATFVLSAVYVGVLLWLGLVLRRPELLRILGLRGRAD
- a CDS encoding LGFP repeat-containing protein, with translation MNRTRQAAALFTVATVGALTGCSAKATSDDDGIDPGQPAAAGTESTKIATPSGEFVVRGAILQKYNSVGGPNGPLALPTASEQSGPADGHYNTFDGGAIYWSPTTGAHVLWGGIGNTWRKHGGAGGQLGYPTSDEQPIPGGWQQHFQHGTITYTDGPRIEMN
- a CDS encoding ankyrin repeat domain-containing protein, which produces MTQSSSINGAALISAEELKEQIDDGRLDIDAVDDDGRTPLHRAIDLGAEDLAVFLVSIGADVNLRDRWGNTPLWRAVYHAPGTDAIVELLLERGADPAAKNNHDVSPIDLAHKMTDDDETAKLLPRLQAALSTDE
- a CDS encoding oxidoreductase, whose product is MHIAVVGPGAVGATVAALLHAAGHRVLLCGRTPRDRIELRPDGADPIVVPGPVCTDPGEIDARVDVVVLAVKATQNDQAGGWLSRLCDEHTVVAVLQNGIEQVEQVQPHCPTSAVVPGIVWYSAETEPDAGVRLRTEARLVLPTGPAAETVAELLRGAGCVVDCDPDFTAALWRKLLVNALAGLMALTGRRSGMFRRDDVAALSRAYLAECLAVARAEGAGLGEDVVDEMVEMFRRAPADMGTSMLADREARRPLEWDVRNGVIIRRARRHGIPTPISDILVPLLAAASDGPG
- the aspS gene encoding aspartate--tRNA ligase, giving the protein MTIVEITRSTLGSRPPTCRGVFVLRTHAAGSLRAADAGQTVTLAGWVARRRDHGGVIFIDLRDASGVSQVVFRAADVLEQAHRLRAEFCIAVQGVVEIRPEGNANPEIATGEIELNATSLTVLGECAPLPFQLDEPAGEEVRLKYRYLDLRRDGPGAAIRLRSKVNAAAREVLARHDFVEIETPTMTRSTPEGARDFLVPARLQPGSFYALPQSPQLFKQLLMVAGMERYYQIARCYRDEDFRADRQPEFTQLDMEMSFVDADDVIAVSEEILAALWALIGYELPRPIPRITYDEAMRRFGSDKPDMRFGLELVECTEFFSDTPFRVFQAPYVGAVVMPGGASQPRRTLDGWQDWAKQRGHKGLAYVLVADDGTLGGPVAKNLSEAERAGLAAHVGAKPGDCVFFSAGPPKPSRALLGAARNEIARRQGMIDPDAWAFVWVVDPPLFEPADEATAAGEVTVGGGAWTAVHHAFTAPKPECAEHIDTDPGAVLADAYDIVCNGHEIGGGSIRIHRRDIQEKVFAVMGLDKAQAEEKFGFLLEAFMFGAPPHGGIAFGWDRTTALLAGVDSIREVIAFPKSGGGVDPLTDAPAPITAQQRKEAGIDVVPPPRGSHGSQ
- a CDS encoding DUF3097 domain-containing protein yields the protein MSDRYGTDVLANDPHQSRRMRSTELPVELGMVLEDAQSGYVGAVVRIEYGRMELEDRHGRTRPFPIGPGYLVDGRPVIVTAPRRPLPETPKRTASGSVAVAGERARVALASRIYVEGRHDAELVEQVWGDDLRVEGVVVEHLGGVDDLVDVVERFRPGPGRRLGVLVDHLVPGSKEARLAEAVRRGPGGAHTLVVGHPFVDIWQAVKPNRLGLQSWPVIPRGVDWKHGVCEALGWQPDTAAAWRRIRARVRDWNDLDPALIGRVEELIDFVTG
- a CDS encoding transcriptional repressor, giving the protein MNDRVCPELLRQTLLSYLTRARSSLTTAQLREHTEEHFRQPIVIETVYRSLTVLERRGDVKRRNISGRHVHWVRN
- a CDS encoding MmcQ/YjbR family DNA-binding protein, whose product is MATWDDVAGIVGELPLVEERSPHDWRIGKKLIAWERPLRKSDREALAARGIEPPDGDILGVRVADEGVKFALIAEEPGVYFTTPHFDGYPAVLVKLGQIDELGLREVITEAWLTQAPKRLVEEFLGEAT
- a CDS encoding replication-associated recombination protein A yields the protein MPETVSDGLFDVPATPTAMGHGESAPAPLAVRMRPATLDEVVGQDHLLQPGSPLRRLVEGSGVASVILYGPPGSGKTTLAALISQATGRRFEALSALSAGVKEVRAVIEKARHGAAYGEQTVLFIDEVHRFSKTQQDALLSAVENRVVLLVAATTENPSFSVVAPLLSRSLILQLHPLSADDIRAVVQRAIEDPRGLNGRVQVDPDAVDLLVQLAAGDARRALTALEVAAEAADPVTVEAIERSLDKAAVRYDRDGDQHYDVVSAFIKSVRGSDVDAALHYLARMLVAGEDPRFIARRLMILASEDIGMADPTALQTAVAAAQTVQLIGMPEAQLTLAHATVHLATAPKSNAVTTALGAAMADIKAGKAGLVPAHLRDGHYSGAAALGNAQGYQYSHDHPDGVVPQQYPPNELVGADYYRPTSHGAEREIAGRLEKLRAIIRGKRR
- the ypfJ gene encoding KPN_02809 family neutral zinc metallopeptidase, whose translation is MTFNEGMQIDTSTTSSSGGGGRGIAIGGGLGGLLIVVVAMLLGVDPGNVISQQTVNTREDVAPGFDLNKCRTGADANKYVQCRVVATGNSVDGVWKQLMRGYTRPRVRLFSGQVGTGCGSATSEVGPFYCPVDQTAYFDTDFFQVLVDQFGSSGGPLAQEYVVAHEFGHHVQNLQGNLGRAQQGAQGASGNGVRTELQADCYAGVWAHYASITKQESTGVPYLEPLSDKDIADALSAAASVGDDRIQRRATGRTNPESWTHGSSEQRQHWFTVGYQTGDPNQCDTFRAAQLG
- a CDS encoding transglycosylase family protein, with protein sequence MARFGEALNAETWCKSLVKAAIVVVAISLVIDPTTGVAYADSVNWDAVAECESGGNWSADTGNGFYGGLQFKPSTWAENGGVGSPADATREQQIAVAERTLATQGPEAWPKCGPNQTLFPTEVVNILRSGHPVRTTLHKLWSKALPH
- a CDS encoding SRPBCC family protein, translating into MFPCERVDASFAETAPYRFANSVDLAITPEQLFEVLADAESWPRWASVITKVTWTSPEPRGVGTTRIVHMRGGIVGDEEYLVWEPFTRMTFRFNECSTRTLGAFAEDYRVEPTHVGCRLTWTMAIKPLGISRLGLFLGRPVMNWMLRSFLANLRSYTDARFAATLGSPNRGVEG
- a CDS encoding PaaI family thioesterase, with the protein product MDPSDVVSAVPLAATLGIDVSEVTPQRVTATMNWAEELCTTGGILHGGALMAFADTIGAICAVANLPPGAGTATIESKTNFFRAVRSGVVTATSEPLHVGRSTIVAQTNLTDDRGKLVAQVTQTQAVLTVPNPAGRD